The following are from one region of the Silene latifolia isolate original U9 population chromosome 9, ASM4854445v1, whole genome shotgun sequence genome:
- the LOC141600035 gene encoding zinc finger CCCH domain-containing protein 24 isoform X1, whose amino-acid sequence MTTPEESITPSTETLNPTPSTTTTTTETAETNPIKTATLSPTLSDCGGVKRKRGDEDPKPAGVHPLHKTSLCSYFRRNSSGECSHGDSCRFAHSESELRPRPDGSWDPTSDRAKKLARRGDEEEEENEAEEEESSVMMTDVLCDTGADAELSKCLVHLPRKWNSEQLKSFLDQQGVNFKLAKKKKGMSVGFLTFEDAEQVKTTTEVLDGKPVNNRKLKVGDVIPRSYDDKIKAAQKRYQPGQPGVVYEMEATTVSNDGENGEEANGSISKEKCARDAVTPLADIPYAEQLEQKSKSLMHILKKLTRNARKACPSGVPFPEWVLKSREIGGLACKLEGIIGSPLVNGYRNKCEFSVGYSVQGKPTVGFMLGNFREGVTAVEEPTSCPNVSRIACSHALLFQQFLQDSALPVWNRFNNTGFWRQLTVREGRKPQDAKVQDHEINIVEVMLIIQVSTEGYEDDLVRIELEKLAKALTTGATSSSSPLPLTVLVLQDHKGISNAAPADAPLHLLPISESISEAEKVDAVCEARIHDYIGNLRFSISPTAFFQVNTLAAEKLYSLAGDWAGLGPDTLLFDVCCGTGTIGLTLANRVGMVVGIEMNASAVSDAEKNAEINGITNCKFICGKAEDVMGSLLREYSEQQYDTSELSEKSETDEERVENGITLLNNKLGPEKGLNEELKESGDASGSTSTEDMTNSAQKTTTEDGNVKTQQFKNVVAIVDPPRSGLHPIVLKALRTHARLKRLVYISCNPETLMANAIELCTPSSENNEKGANKGRAWKHISNAGLARHRLKSMPMSEPFQPVKAMAVDLFPHTPHCELVMLLER is encoded by the exons ccgaaACCGCCGAAACCAACCCCATTAAGACCGCAACTCTATCTCCAACATTATCTGACTGCGGCGGCGTAAAGCGAAAGCGGGGTGACGAAGACCCTAAACCTGCAGGCGTACACCCGCTGCACAAAACAAGCCTGTGCTCCTACTTCCGCCGCAACAGCTCCGGCGAATGCAGCCACGGTGACTCGTGCCGGTTCGCCCATTCTGAGTCAGAGCTGCGCCCTCGCCCTGACGGATCCTGGGACCCTACTTCGGACCGGGCGAAGAAGCTTGCAAGGCGgggagatgaagaagaagaagaaaatgagGCGGAGGAAGAGGAGAGTAGTGTGATGATGACTGATGTGTTGTGTGACACGGGTGCTGATGCTGAGCTTAGCAAGTGTTTGGTTCACTTGCCTAGGAAATGGAATTCTGAACAGCTCAAGTCTTTCCTTGATCAACAG GGAGTCAACTTTAAATTAGCCAAGAAGAAGAAAGGCATGTCCGTGGGTTTCTTAACATTTGAAGATGCAGAGCAAGTGAAAACTACAACAGAG GTACTAGATGGAAAACCAGTTAACAATAGGAAACTAAAGGTCGGTGATGTCATTCCCCGATCATATGATGACAAAATAAAAGCAGCGCAGAAGAGGTATCAACCTGGGCAACCTGGAGTAGTTTATGAAATGGAAGCCACAACGGTTTCAAATGATGGTGAAAATGGTGAAGAAGCAAATGGTTCTATTTCGAAGGAAAAGTGTGCACGTGATGCGGTGACCCCACTTGCCGATATACCTTATGCTGAACAGCTTGAGCAGAAATCAAAGTCTCTGATGCATATTCTTAAAAAACTT ACTAGAAATGCACGCAAGGCATGCCCAAGTGGTGTACCATTTCCGGAGTGGGTTCTCAAATCTAGGGAAATAG GTGGTCTTGCATGCAAATTAGAAGGTATTATTGGTTCACCACTTGTAAATGGGTACCGGAACAAGTGTGAGTTTTCGGTGGGGTATTCTGTACAGGGAAAACCCACTGTGGGATTTATGCTTGGCAATTTTAG GGAGGGTGTGACAGCTGTCGAGGAACCTACCAGTTGCCCAAATGTTTCTAGAATTGCATGTAGTCATGCCTTGCTCTTCCAACAATTTTTGCAGGATTCAGCTTTACCAGTATGGAATAGATTTAATAATACTGGCTTCTGGCGTCAACTGACT GTTCGGGAAGGTCGTAAGCCACAAGATGCCAAGGTCCAGGATCATGAAATTAATATCGTGGAGGTCATGTTAATTATTCAG GTTTCCACTGAGGGTTATGAAGATGATCTTGTACGTATCGAGCTCGAGAAACTAGCGAAAGCTTTAACTACAGGAGCCACTTCTTCTTCCTCGCCGTTGCCTCTGACTGTGTTAGTTCTCCAG GATCACAAGGGCATATCCAACGCAGCTCCTGCCGATGCTCCATTGCATTTACTGCCTATATCAGAATCCATTTCTGAAGCGGAAAAGGTGGATGCTGTCTGCGAAGCAAGAATTCATGATTATATTGGCAATCTTCGGTTTTCCATATCACCTACTGCATTCTTCCAG GTTAATACCCTCGCTGCGGAGAAGCTGTATTCTCTTGCAGGAGACTGGGCTGGTCTTGGACCAGATACCTTACTTTTTGATGTATGCTGTGGGACGGGTACAATTGGCCTGACTTTAGCCAACCGTGTTGGTATg GTGGTTGGCATTGAAATGAATGCGTCTGCAGTATCTGATGCAGAAAAGAATGCTGAGATAAATGGCATTACAAACTGTAAATTCATATGTGGAAAG GCTGAGGATGTTATGGGGTCTCTCCTGAGAGAATATTCTGAGCAACAATATGACACGTCAGAACTATCAGAAAAGAGTGAGACGGACGAAGAGAGAGTTGAAAATGGAATAACATTATTGAATAATAAACTAGGCCCTGAGAAGGGCTTGAATGAAGAGCTCAAGGAAAGTGGCGATGCATCTGGCTCAACTAGTACAGAAGATATGACAAACAGTGCTCAAAAGACTACTACTGAAGATGGGAATGTCAAAACGCAGCAATTTAAGAATGTTGTTGCTATTGTTGATCCTCCTCGTTCTGGCCTTCACCCTATT GTATTAAAAGCTCTGAGGACTCATGCACGTCTAAAGAGGCTTGT GTACATTTCCTGTAACCCGGAAACTCTGATGGCAAATGCAATTGAACTATGCACACCATCGTCTGAAAATAACGAGAAAGGCGCAAACAAAGGTCGAGCGTGGAAACACATAAGCAATGCTGGCCTGGCACGACACAGGTTGAAGTCTATGCCGATGTCAGAACCCTTCCAACCTGTCAAGGCCATGGCCGTTGATCTTTTTCCTCATACTCCACATTGTGAATTGGTAATGTTGCTGGAGAGGTAG
- the LOC141600035 gene encoding zinc finger CCCH domain-containing protein 24 isoform X2: protein MTTPEESITPSTETLNPTPSTTTTTTETAETNPIKTATLSPTLSDCGGVKRKRGDEDPKPAGVHPLHKTSLCSYFRRNSSGECSHGDSCRFAHSESELRPRPDGSWDPTSDRAKKLARRGDEEEEENEAEEEESSVMMTDVLCDTGADAELSKCLVHLPRKWNSEQLKSFLDQQGVNFKLAKKKKGMSVGFLTFEDAEQVKTTTEVLDGKPVNNRKLKVGDVIPRSYDDKIKAAQKRYQPGQPGVVYEMEATTVSNDGENGEEANGSISKEKCARDAVTPLADIPYAEQLEQKSKSLMHILKKLTRNARKACPSGVPFPEWVLKSREIGGLACKLEGIIGSPLVNGYRNKCEFSVGYSVQGKPTVGFMLGNFREGVTAVEEPTSCPNVSRIACSHALLFQQFLQDSALPVWNRFNNTGFWRQLTVREGRKPQDAKVQDHEINIVEVMLIIQDHKGISNAAPADAPLHLLPISESISEAEKVDAVCEARIHDYIGNLRFSISPTAFFQVNTLAAEKLYSLAGDWAGLGPDTLLFDVCCGTGTIGLTLANRVGMVVGIEMNASAVSDAEKNAEINGITNCKFICGKAEDVMGSLLREYSEQQYDTSELSEKSETDEERVENGITLLNNKLGPEKGLNEELKESGDASGSTSTEDMTNSAQKTTTEDGNVKTQQFKNVVAIVDPPRSGLHPIVLKALRTHARLKRLVYISCNPETLMANAIELCTPSSENNEKGANKGRAWKHISNAGLARHRLKSMPMSEPFQPVKAMAVDLFPHTPHCELVMLLER, encoded by the exons ccgaaACCGCCGAAACCAACCCCATTAAGACCGCAACTCTATCTCCAACATTATCTGACTGCGGCGGCGTAAAGCGAAAGCGGGGTGACGAAGACCCTAAACCTGCAGGCGTACACCCGCTGCACAAAACAAGCCTGTGCTCCTACTTCCGCCGCAACAGCTCCGGCGAATGCAGCCACGGTGACTCGTGCCGGTTCGCCCATTCTGAGTCAGAGCTGCGCCCTCGCCCTGACGGATCCTGGGACCCTACTTCGGACCGGGCGAAGAAGCTTGCAAGGCGgggagatgaagaagaagaagaaaatgagGCGGAGGAAGAGGAGAGTAGTGTGATGATGACTGATGTGTTGTGTGACACGGGTGCTGATGCTGAGCTTAGCAAGTGTTTGGTTCACTTGCCTAGGAAATGGAATTCTGAACAGCTCAAGTCTTTCCTTGATCAACAG GGAGTCAACTTTAAATTAGCCAAGAAGAAGAAAGGCATGTCCGTGGGTTTCTTAACATTTGAAGATGCAGAGCAAGTGAAAACTACAACAGAG GTACTAGATGGAAAACCAGTTAACAATAGGAAACTAAAGGTCGGTGATGTCATTCCCCGATCATATGATGACAAAATAAAAGCAGCGCAGAAGAGGTATCAACCTGGGCAACCTGGAGTAGTTTATGAAATGGAAGCCACAACGGTTTCAAATGATGGTGAAAATGGTGAAGAAGCAAATGGTTCTATTTCGAAGGAAAAGTGTGCACGTGATGCGGTGACCCCACTTGCCGATATACCTTATGCTGAACAGCTTGAGCAGAAATCAAAGTCTCTGATGCATATTCTTAAAAAACTT ACTAGAAATGCACGCAAGGCATGCCCAAGTGGTGTACCATTTCCGGAGTGGGTTCTCAAATCTAGGGAAATAG GTGGTCTTGCATGCAAATTAGAAGGTATTATTGGTTCACCACTTGTAAATGGGTACCGGAACAAGTGTGAGTTTTCGGTGGGGTATTCTGTACAGGGAAAACCCACTGTGGGATTTATGCTTGGCAATTTTAG GGAGGGTGTGACAGCTGTCGAGGAACCTACCAGTTGCCCAAATGTTTCTAGAATTGCATGTAGTCATGCCTTGCTCTTCCAACAATTTTTGCAGGATTCAGCTTTACCAGTATGGAATAGATTTAATAATACTGGCTTCTGGCGTCAACTGACT GTTCGGGAAGGTCGTAAGCCACAAGATGCCAAGGTCCAGGATCATGAAATTAATATCGTGGAGGTCATGTTAATTATTCAG GATCACAAGGGCATATCCAACGCAGCTCCTGCCGATGCTCCATTGCATTTACTGCCTATATCAGAATCCATTTCTGAAGCGGAAAAGGTGGATGCTGTCTGCGAAGCAAGAATTCATGATTATATTGGCAATCTTCGGTTTTCCATATCACCTACTGCATTCTTCCAG GTTAATACCCTCGCTGCGGAGAAGCTGTATTCTCTTGCAGGAGACTGGGCTGGTCTTGGACCAGATACCTTACTTTTTGATGTATGCTGTGGGACGGGTACAATTGGCCTGACTTTAGCCAACCGTGTTGGTATg GTGGTTGGCATTGAAATGAATGCGTCTGCAGTATCTGATGCAGAAAAGAATGCTGAGATAAATGGCATTACAAACTGTAAATTCATATGTGGAAAG GCTGAGGATGTTATGGGGTCTCTCCTGAGAGAATATTCTGAGCAACAATATGACACGTCAGAACTATCAGAAAAGAGTGAGACGGACGAAGAGAGAGTTGAAAATGGAATAACATTATTGAATAATAAACTAGGCCCTGAGAAGGGCTTGAATGAAGAGCTCAAGGAAAGTGGCGATGCATCTGGCTCAACTAGTACAGAAGATATGACAAACAGTGCTCAAAAGACTACTACTGAAGATGGGAATGTCAAAACGCAGCAATTTAAGAATGTTGTTGCTATTGTTGATCCTCCTCGTTCTGGCCTTCACCCTATT GTATTAAAAGCTCTGAGGACTCATGCACGTCTAAAGAGGCTTGT GTACATTTCCTGTAACCCGGAAACTCTGATGGCAAATGCAATTGAACTATGCACACCATCGTCTGAAAATAACGAGAAAGGCGCAAACAAAGGTCGAGCGTGGAAACACATAAGCAATGCTGGCCTGGCACGACACAGGTTGAAGTCTATGCCGATGTCAGAACCCTTCCAACCTGTCAAGGCCATGGCCGTTGATCTTTTTCCTCATACTCCACATTGTGAATTGGTAATGTTGCTGGAGAGGTAG